One window from the genome of Candidatus Chlorohelix allophototropha encodes:
- the vapC gene encoding type II toxin-antitoxin system tRNA(fMet)-specific endonuclease VapC: protein MIYLLDSNTCIKYMNGRSIEVLHRLQALPTRDIGVCSVVKAELYYGAMKSQDPARSLAAQMLFLNQFVSLPFDDVAAEIYGQERARLTLLGTPIGANDLLIASIALANGLTLVTHNTREFSRINGLRLEDWETTF, encoded by the coding sequence GTGATTTACCTGCTGGATAGTAACACCTGCATAAAATATATGAATGGTAGGTCTATAGAAGTTCTGCATCGCCTTCAAGCTTTACCCACGCGAGATATTGGGGTTTGTTCGGTGGTTAAAGCTGAACTGTATTATGGTGCGATGAAAAGCCAAGACCCGGCAAGATCTCTTGCTGCCCAAATGTTGTTTTTAAATCAGTTTGTCTCTTTGCCTTTTGATGATGTAGCCGCTGAAATTTATGGTCAGGAACGGGCTAGATTGACCTTACTTGGTACACCCATCGGCGCAAACGATTTGTTGATTGCCAGTATTGCGCTTGCCAATGGGCTGACACTGGTTACGCATAACACCCGCGAGTTTAGCCGGATAAACGGACTGCGACTGGAAGATTGGGAAACTACATTTTAA
- a CDS encoding C39 family peptidase, translating into MSDTLTAVALPASGSFVATAGSLPGIYIVNGINVSHTITVDPSDLGLLPNSVNVDSVLSPDGTKLVYLMSDGALGSPILKLADLATLKATAIFQTSGSERYSHPVWSPDGAQLAVIKSMPTSDPYGQPVSEIWLVPLDGSTPAKIYGDDAESITGFSSDGQKLYISSKGYGVGAAPTYAEITLEGVKEHEFLLSDVLDGVNHNAYNLILCKVGDKDALVYSLSPSPYLQSNHATPIRAVDANSGAEIYTVNVEFAVTDINASPDNGLLAFSSRTFDEQGQVAGSTVWTVKTDGSEQPKMILPAQADVDYFDVVCWANDNSGVFAHVGSGVEFIGCDGTRRAVIDWNSSVQTTLNAQADSTISSSGGVSAFSAGGNVDVLLDVPYINQVHDTAPNFDGNWACGPTSSTMLLAAYGLLDQRNDNYEWGLSPYGWYISNAYTNRRGVSINRTQPDPKGHWVAGAYGACTNGGDAYGGLAADFVSKHGLGARSVSPTQDLVKQQLRNGKPVVLGTTVHGFGHVVLVKGLTNDGRFICNDPYWRKKGGSDDIYAWWEFGFCPWMMLVDSPLPQQPAQSQPQVVSQPPVAQPQPPIAQPQPQPPSIQDGVPVIVGDGTNAEQKARFVAAFKRNGGISALGTGQNSPAQVAPPDNPRWVQEFNGGAFGQSIITLDDRNDQPNASPIPALQPAFVIEGQFLSKYRDAYNGSSGPLGSVMSDEFTNLDGLRQVNFEAGYLVWDTSKPQPNDAYAWSDQFNGWKAEYFNNPGLAGSPSCIRDEPDLNYDFGTGGPEGGKLGIFPTNFSARWTKTISFDSGNYRFSATIDDGFRMFLNGVAASGDNPNEYWRPSSVQTYTFDFSLAGTITIVLEYFNASGSGVAKLSWDKIG; encoded by the coding sequence ATGTCTGATACACTAACCGCCGTTGCTTTACCGGCTAGTGGTTCATTTGTAGCTACAGCCGGTAGTTTACCCGGTATATATATAGTAAATGGTATAAATGTATCCCATACGATAACGGTTGATCCCTCAGATTTGGGTTTGCTGCCCAACAGTGTAAATGTAGATTCGGTGCTTTCACCGGATGGAACCAAGTTGGTTTATCTAATGTCGGATGGGGCGCTTGGTAGTCCGATTCTAAAATTAGCCGATTTAGCTACGCTTAAGGCAACGGCTATTTTCCAGACTTCCGGGTCTGAACGCTATAGCCATCCGGTTTGGAGTCCCGATGGGGCGCAACTGGCGGTGATAAAATCTATGCCAACTTCCGACCCATATGGGCAACCTGTATCAGAAATATGGCTGGTTCCGCTTGATGGTAGCACACCCGCTAAAATATATGGGGATGATGCTGAAAGTATCACGGGGTTTTCTTCAGATGGTCAGAAACTGTATATAAGTAGCAAGGGTTATGGGGTTGGAGCCGCCCCAACTTATGCCGAAATAACGCTTGAAGGGGTTAAAGAACACGAATTTTTGCTGAGCGATGTACTTGATGGGGTTAATCACAATGCCTACAACCTTATATTATGTAAAGTAGGTGATAAAGACGCGCTGGTTTACAGCCTTAGCCCTTCTCCTTATCTTCAGTCCAACCATGCCACGCCGATAAGAGCAGTAGATGCAAATAGTGGCGCAGAGATATATACCGTAAATGTTGAGTTTGCCGTAACGGATATAAACGCCAGCCCTGACAATGGCTTGTTAGCTTTTAGCAGCCGCACTTTCGATGAACAGGGACAGGTCGCGGGAAGTACAGTTTGGACGGTAAAAACTGACGGTTCTGAACAACCAAAGATGATTTTACCGGCACAAGCCGATGTGGATTATTTCGATGTGGTGTGCTGGGCGAACGATAATTCGGGAGTTTTCGCGCATGTAGGCAGCGGCGTGGAATTCATTGGCTGCGATGGCACTCGCCGAGCCGTAATTGATTGGAATTCTTCAGTACAAACTACTCTAAACGCCCAGGCAGATAGCACAATTAGCAGTAGTGGAGGGGTTAGCGCCTTCTCAGCCGGAGGCAATGTTGATGTTTTGCTAGATGTCCCTTATATAAATCAGGTACATGATACCGCCCCAAATTTTGACGGCAATTGGGCTTGTGGTCCTACTTCTTCAACCATGCTGCTGGCAGCTTATGGTTTGCTCGACCAGCGCAATGACAACTACGAGTGGGGTTTAAGTCCTTATGGCTGGTATATAAGTAACGCCTATACAAACAGGCGCGGCGTGAGCATTAATCGAACCCAACCCGACCCCAAAGGGCATTGGGTGGCGGGCGCATACGGCGCTTGTACAAATGGCGGGGATGCTTATGGCGGGTTAGCGGCGGATTTCGTGAGCAAACACGGACTTGGTGCACGTTCGGTTAGCCCTACTCAGGATTTGGTAAAGCAACAACTACGCAACGGAAAGCCAGTAGTGCTTGGTACAACTGTGCATGGCTTCGGTCATGTTGTTTTGGTGAAGGGGCTAACCAATGATGGTAGGTTCATTTGTAACGATCCCTACTGGCGCAAAAAGGGCGGTTCTGACGATATTTACGCATGGTGGGAGTTTGGTTTCTGCCCTTGGATGATGCTGGTTGATAGTCCGTTACCGCAGCAACCGGCACAGAGCCAACCACAGGTAGTTTCGCAACCACCTGTAGCACAACCGCAACCGCCTATAGCGCAACCACAGCCGCAACCGCCTTCCATACAGGATGGAGTGCCGGTGATTGTGGGAGATGGGACAAACGCTGAGCAGAAAGCGCGGTTCGTGGCGGCTTTCAAACGAAATGGTGGTATCTCAGCGCTTGGCACAGGACAGAATTCTCCTGCACAGGTCGCCCCGCCCGATAACCCACGTTGGGTACAGGAATTTAACGGGGGTGCTTTTGGACAATCCATAATCACACTCGATGATCGTAACGACCAGCCAAATGCTTCACCGATTCCGGCGCTACAACCGGCTTTTGTAATTGAGGGACAATTCCTATCAAAATATCGAGATGCTTATAACGGTAGCAGCGGCCCGCTCGGTTCGGTAATGAGTGATGAATTTACCAACCTTGACGGGCTTCGGCAGGTTAATTTTGAAGCGGGCTATTTGGTATGGGATACCAGCAAACCACAACCGAATGATGCCTATGCTTGGTCTGACCAATTCAACGGTTGGAAAGCGGAATATTTCAATAATCCGGGATTGGCAGGTTCTCCTAGTTGTATCCGCGATGAACCTGATTTGAATTATGATTTTGGAACAGGCGGGCCAGAAGGTGGAAAGCTCGGCATCTTCCCTACCAACTTCTCGGCACGTTGGACAAAAACAATTAGTTTTGATTCAGGAAATTATCGGTTCAGCGCAACGATTGATGACGGATTCCGAATGTTCTTGAACGGGGTAGCCGCAAGCGGGGATAATCCCAATGAATACTGGAGACCCAGTAGCGTTCAAACCTATACCTTCGATTTTTCGCTGGCAGGCACTATCACAATTGTGCTGGAATATTTCAATGCCAGTGGCAGCGGTGTAGCAAAGCTAAGCTGGGATAAAATCGGCTAA
- a CDS encoding metallopeptidase family protein — translation MGRLVSFFELAFANFTIFAIIKSMSKLEFEKFVKIAIRKLPPRFRKAMASGNLVIVVQQRPTREQLFKLKLDPVEESLFGLYEGVSLPNRTQGYNMTVPDKITIFQEPLEAAYPNPLSLKEQVRRTVFHEVAHFFGISDEELDAMGWG, via the coding sequence ATGGGTAGGTTAGTCTCCTTTTTTGAATTAGCTTTTGCCAATTTTACCATATTCGCTATAATCAAGAGCATGAGCAAACTTGAATTTGAAAAATTTGTTAAAATAGCAATTCGTAAGTTACCACCTCGTTTCAGAAAAGCAATGGCAAGCGGTAATCTGGTAATTGTGGTACAACAACGCCCCACCCGTGAACAACTATTCAAATTAAAACTTGATCCGGTAGAAGAAAGCCTGTTCGGTTTATATGAAGGGGTTTCGTTGCCTAATCGCACACAGGGTTATAACATGACCGTACCGGATAAAATTACTATTTTTCAAGAACCGTTGGAAGCGGCTTATCCAAATCCTTTGAGTTTGAAAGAACAGGTGCGGCGGACAGTTTTTCACGAAGTCGCCCATTTCTTTGGTATAAGCGACGAAGAATTAGACGCGATGGGCTGGGGTTAA
- the coaD gene encoding pantetheine-phosphate adenylyltransferase: MVLALYPASFDPITYGHIDIATRAAKIFDEVVIAPYDAPVKNLLFSTEERKAMIIEAIKNVPNIRVEHYKMLTTHYAHEIGAQVIIRGLRTVSDFDYELQLTQNYRNLAPHIEICYLMTSQNFSYIASSMVKEIARLGGDVSQMVPPHIATKLYTAYNTVAIKLT, from the coding sequence GTGGTACTGGCGCTCTATCCGGCGAGTTTTGACCCGATAACTTATGGTCATATTGATATTGCAACGCGGGCTGCAAAAATATTTGATGAAGTAGTAATTGCTCCCTATGATGCGCCTGTTAAAAATTTGCTCTTTTCTACCGAAGAGCGTAAAGCTATGATTATTGAGGCTATAAAGAATGTTCCCAACATTCGGGTGGAACATTATAAAATGCTGACCACTCATTATGCTCATGAAATTGGCGCACAGGTGATCATTCGAGGGCTTCGTACCGTTAGTGATTTTGATTATGAATTACAGTTAACCCAGAATTATCGCAACCTAGCTCCTCATATTGAGATTTGTTATTTAATGACATCGCAGAATTTTTCCTATATTGCCAGCAGCATGGTAAAGGAAATTGCGCGGCTAGGTGGAGATGTATCTCAAATGGTACCACCCCACATAGCCACAAAGCTTTATACAGCCTATAATACTGTGGCAATAAAGTTAACTTGA
- a CDS encoding glycosyltransferase family 9 protein → MHKTGTFRRSRLALIRERLISLICRILALLFRLFERNSANLRDLPTGARVLILKPCCLGDVILTTPVIAAIREALPHAHLEYAVSDWSKPVVEGNPRLDGILDTGVSGSSFTLKQYLAFTRKVRRQHYSAIIVLDRSPLLNLLPWLAGAKLRVGIDSRGRGFALNIRSRLERNAIIKHEAEIYKDVLRAAGLDPTAAKMEFYPSDKAKSKVAKFLGELPAFQNSNGKLVVIHPGGGNNPDTLVKSKRWKPENFAEIATRLITKDYTVIIIGALQQGDGELAERLLQAIPESLAESVIDTVGMFNIDESGALFEKAALFIGNDTGLMHLAVACGTKVIAIFGPSNPIAYGPYTARGKAVYPPNLDWKSNLPLHEYETISAAQGGIEKVTVSQVWEAIESLKH, encoded by the coding sequence ATGCATAAGACCGGGACTTTCCGGCGTAGTCGCCTCGCCCTGATTCGTGAAAGGCTAATCTCGCTCATTTGCCGGATTCTAGCATTATTGTTCAGGCTATTTGAGCGAAATAGCGCAAACTTGAGAGATTTGCCTACCGGAGCGCGGGTACTTATCCTTAAGCCATGCTGTCTGGGAGATGTAATTCTTACTACTCCGGTTATCGCGGCAATTCGAGAGGCTTTGCCGCATGCTCATTTAGAATATGCAGTTAGCGACTGGTCTAAACCAGTAGTGGAAGGCAACCCGCGCCTAGATGGAATATTGGATACAGGCGTTAGCGGTTCTTCCTTTACATTAAAGCAATATCTAGCTTTTACCCGTAAAGTGCGGAGGCAGCATTATTCAGCAATAATAGTGCTGGATCGTTCGCCCTTATTGAATTTGTTGCCTTGGTTGGCAGGAGCAAAACTACGAGTGGGGATTGATAGCCGAGGACGAGGCTTTGCGCTCAACATCCGTTCTCGGCTCGAACGCAACGCTATAATAAAGCACGAAGCTGAAATTTATAAGGATGTACTCAGGGCTGCCGGACTTGACCCAACAGCAGCAAAAATGGAGTTTTACCCATCGGATAAAGCAAAGAGCAAGGTGGCAAAATTTCTGGGAGAATTGCCCGCTTTTCAGAATAGCAATGGTAAGCTGGTTGTAATTCATCCGGGGGGAGGCAACAACCCTGATACCCTTGTAAAATCCAAACGCTGGAAACCGGAGAATTTCGCTGAAATCGCCACAAGGCTGATAACAAAAGATTATACTGTTATAATAATTGGAGCGTTACAACAGGGTGATGGTGAATTAGCTGAACGTTTATTGCAAGCAATTCCCGAAAGTTTAGCCGAATCTGTAATTGATACAGTGGGTATGTTTAACATAGATGAAAGCGGCGCATTATTTGAGAAAGCCGCGCTATTTATTGGTAATGATACCGGCTTGATGCATCTGGCAGTGGCATGTGGCACAAAAGTAATAGCGATTTTCGGACCGAGCAATCCAATAGCCTACGGGCCTTATACAGCTAGAGGAAAAGCAGTATATCCGCCCAATCTAGATTGGAAAAGCAATTTACCCTTGCATGAATATGAGACAATTAGCGCTGCACAGGGTGGGATTGAGAAAGTTACAGTTTCTCAAGTTTGGGAAGCAATAGAAAGCCTTAAACATTAA
- the fabZ gene encoding 3-hydroxyacyl-ACP dehydratase FabZ — MELTIPEIQKIIPHRFPFLLFDKIIEVEWGKRAVGIKSVSYNEWFFQGHFPDYPVMPGVLIIEALAQVGAVALLGMEQNKGRIAFFGGMDGVRFKRQVRPGDILRLEAEMIQVRGPVGKAHGVATVDGEIAARGEMTFALGPLPGQA; from the coding sequence ATGGAATTGACAATCCCCGAAATCCAGAAGATTATTCCGCATCGTTTCCCTTTCCTGCTCTTTGACAAGATAATAGAAGTGGAATGGGGCAAACGCGCAGTAGGTATTAAAAGCGTGAGTTATAACGAATGGTTCTTTCAAGGGCATTTCCCCGATTACCCGGTAATGCCCGGCGTGTTAATCATTGAAGCGTTGGCGCAAGTGGGGGCAGTGGCGTTGCTCGGCATGGAGCAGAATAAAGGGCGAATCGCCTTTTTTGGCGGCATGGATGGCGTGCGCTTTAAACGACAGGTACGACCCGGCGATATTTTGCGACTTGAGGCAGAAATGATACAGGTGCGCGGACCGGTTGGTAAAGCGCATGGAGTTGCTACTGTGGATGGCGAGATAGCCGCGCGTGGGGAAATGACCTTTGCTCTAGGACCACTCCCCGGTCAAGCATAA
- a CDS encoding RsmD family RNA methyltransferase has product MRVIAGIAKGHTLKGPKSASTRPMADKVKGAVYSMLSNILSQLERDWGRVLDLYAGTGSIGIEALSRGAEWADFVEVNAGTCRIISDNLEHTGFAQLARVNNRSVTSFINAPPSNDSSQRKHRATGGLHRRKGGSWRDARLTLELEIDENQNPVEEQLAILPVEDTKYDIIFLDPPYADPKIPETIQHVARSGLLKSGGLVIIGHSPRVVLADSYEGDGIDADKPDTSSAMLKRIRFRQHGDSAFSIYMEGEPPPELLTAPDTD; this is encoded by the coding sequence ATGCGTGTTATTGCAGGTATTGCCAAAGGGCATACCCTGAAAGGTCCGAAAAGCGCGAGTACACGCCCTATGGCTGACAAGGTCAAGGGCGCAGTATATTCCATGCTCTCTAATATTCTGTCGCAGCTCGAACGGGATTGGGGCAGAGTGCTAGATTTGTATGCAGGCACAGGTTCTATAGGGATAGAAGCGCTATCAAGAGGAGCAGAGTGGGCGGACTTTGTAGAAGTTAACGCCGGAACTTGCCGAATCATTTCAGATAACCTTGAACATACAGGTTTTGCGCAATTAGCGCGGGTTAACAATCGCAGTGTAACCAGTTTTATAAATGCACCGCCTTCTAACGATAGTAGCCAAAGGAAGCACCGCGCCACCGGAGGATTACATCGCCGCAAGGGTGGCAGTTGGCGGGATGCACGACTAACATTGGAACTCGAAATTGATGAAAATCAAAACCCGGTAGAGGAGCAGTTAGCTATTTTACCTGTAGAAGATACCAAATATGATATAATTTTTCTTGATCCGCCTTATGCTGATCCCAAAATTCCCGAAACCATTCAACATGTGGCTAGAAGTGGTTTGCTAAAGTCGGGAGGGTTGGTAATAATTGGACATTCGCCTCGTGTAGTACTGGCTGACAGCTACGAGGGGGATGGCATTGATGCTGATAAACCGGATACGTCCTCTGCAATGCTAAAACGTATCCGGTTTCGCCAACATGGCGATTCTGCTTTCTCTATTTATATGGAAGGTGAACCACCACCCGAACTTTTAACTGCACCTGACACCGACTAG
- a CDS encoding DEAD/DEAH box helicase family protein has protein sequence MKKKPSPAPEAQLTLNLDRYEQPRLVFEGGALILKAVPQDAPSLPDYFVWHAGHWVAPAYRYPEIKGWLAEQGYTNNAPRYRHQAVRGFRFERLSNESEPKAEHKVAEQRAAYAVNPPPTFTPRPYQLEAIESWKTLGGRGTVVLPTGSGKSMVAMLAIETVRAPTLIIVPQLDLLHQWYENLSNVYGQENIGAYFGEKKDIRAITVTTYSSASQRLEELGNRFYLLICDEVHHLTGTIWQQAARFSIAPKRLALTATYPAEFEDHMLLQELIGPPCYYKTPEEMAGTYLAEYETVRVRVKFTEAEAQEYNELKAFYSPFAQRMWKSFGAKWYNTLMREQNKNKLYRQALLYKARMEQIIENARAKRLALARIMALHQGQSAIIFTETNQAVYELSEQFLLPAITHQTPTAERKAILDGFRAGEFPAIVTARVLNEGVDLPAAKIAIILGGGATSTEYTQRLGRILRRQGGAKAFLYEIIVRDTLEESVSSRRRLSKSVVTLNSGNQTSSAL, from the coding sequence ATGAAAAAGAAACCTTCTCCTGCTCCCGAAGCTCAATTAACCCTGAATTTAGATAGATATGAGCAGCCCCGTTTGGTGTTTGAAGGCGGGGCGCTTATTCTAAAAGCAGTGCCACAAGATGCCCCTTCTCTGCCTGACTATTTTGTGTGGCACGCCGGACATTGGGTCGCACCCGCCTACCGTTACCCCGAAATCAAAGGCTGGTTGGCAGAGCAGGGCTATACCAATAACGCCCCCCGTTACCGACATCAAGCAGTTAGAGGTTTTCGCTTCGAACGCTTGAGTAATGAGTCCGAACCTAAAGCTGAACACAAAGTGGCTGAGCAACGCGCTGCCTATGCAGTAAACCCACCGCCAACATTTACGCCTCGTCCATATCAGCTTGAAGCAATCGAGTCTTGGAAAACATTGGGAGGGCGTGGCACTGTGGTATTGCCCACAGGCTCAGGCAAGAGCATGGTAGCGATGTTGGCAATCGAAACGGTGCGCGCGCCTACCTTAATCATAGTCCCACAACTTGACTTGTTACATCAATGGTATGAGAATCTTAGCAATGTCTATGGTCAGGAAAACATCGGCGCATATTTCGGTGAGAAAAAAGATATACGTGCCATCACCGTAACCACCTATTCCAGCGCCTCACAAAGGCTAGAGGAACTGGGAAACCGCTTTTACCTATTGATATGCGATGAAGTACATCATCTCACCGGTACGATTTGGCAACAAGCCGCTCGTTTCTCGATAGCGCCCAAACGACTTGCCCTAACTGCTACCTACCCCGCCGAATTTGAAGACCATATGCTGTTACAAGAGCTAATCGGACCGCCCTGCTATTACAAAACCCCTGAAGAAATGGCAGGTACTTATCTGGCTGAATACGAAACGGTAAGGGTAAGGGTAAAATTTACAGAGGCGGAAGCACAGGAATATAACGAACTTAAAGCGTTTTATTCACCCTTTGCGCAGCGCATGTGGAAAAGCTTTGGCGCGAAATGGTATAACACGCTCATGCGCGAGCAAAACAAAAACAAACTCTATCGTCAGGCGTTGCTCTACAAAGCGAGAATGGAGCAAATAATCGAGAATGCGCGTGCCAAACGACTTGCGCTAGCGCGTATTATGGCGCTACACCAGGGACAAAGCGCCATTATCTTTACCGAAACAAATCAGGCTGTTTACGAGCTTTCCGAACAATTTCTACTCCCCGCCATTACTCACCAAACTCCCACCGCCGAACGCAAAGCGATATTGGACGGATTTCGTGCCGGAGAATTCCCCGCCATTGTAACTGCGCGTGTATTGAACGAGGGCGTAGACTTGCCAGCCGCAAAGATAGCCATAATATTGGGAGGCGGGGCTACTTCTACCGAATATACCCAGCGTTTGGGACGTATTTTGCGTAGGCAGGGCGGGGCAAAGGCTTTTCTATATGAAATCATAGTGCGCGATACCCTCGAAGAGAGCGTCTCCAGCCGTCGCCGCCTCTCCAAAAGTGTTGTAACTTTAAATTCTGGAAATCAAACCTCAAGCGCACTATAA
- a CDS encoding cation diffusion facilitator family transporter: MENNKLKFIYLSLATSFATITLKAVAFLLTGSVSLLSDAMESIVNVVAAFTALIALKIAARPPDKTHQYGHEKAEFFSSAIEGGLILVAAFAIVSQAIPRLFNPKELESLGWGLGVSMAATLLNFIVARTLITAGRKHDSIALEADGKHLMTDVVTSVGVVIGLLIVLPTNWLLLDPIIAILVACNIIFEGGRLIMRSVDGLMDKTLPESEIARINKTINEVVKSSNGQVNFHNLRTRKSGGFRFAELHLLTPGNWSVLEAHQWSEEIQEALGKEFSNIRVSIHEEPIEDPRAHSDSWS; the protein is encoded by the coding sequence TTGGAAAATAATAAACTTAAATTTATTTATCTATCTCTAGCAACCTCTTTCGCAACTATAACCCTAAAAGCGGTTGCTTTTTTGTTGACCGGCTCGGTCAGCCTTTTGTCAGACGCGATGGAGAGCATCGTCAATGTTGTTGCCGCTTTCACTGCGCTAATTGCCTTGAAGATAGCAGCGCGTCCTCCCGATAAAACTCACCAATATGGGCATGAAAAAGCCGAATTTTTTAGCAGCGCTATTGAAGGTGGGCTAATTCTAGTAGCGGCTTTCGCAATTGTAAGCCAAGCTATTCCGCGTTTATTCAACCCGAAGGAACTTGAAAGCCTCGGTTGGGGCTTGGGGGTTTCAATGGCAGCTACCCTGCTGAACTTTATTGTGGCGCGGACTCTTATAACCGCGGGTCGCAAGCATGATAGCATTGCTTTGGAAGCCGACGGTAAGCACTTAATGACCGATGTAGTAACTTCGGTGGGGGTGGTAATTGGCTTGCTGATAGTTTTACCTACAAACTGGTTACTACTCGACCCGATTATCGCTATTCTGGTGGCATGCAACATTATTTTTGAGGGTGGCAGGCTGATAATGCGTAGCGTGGATGGCTTGATGGATAAGACTTTGCCTGAGAGCGAGATTGCACGGATTAATAAGACGATCAATGAGGTGGTGAAATCCTCGAACGGGCAGGTAAATTTCCATAATTTGCGCACTCGCAAAAGTGGCGGATTCCGTTTTGCCGAATTGCACTTGCTAACGCCGGGGAATTGGTCGGTGCTGGAAGCGCACCAATGGTCAGAAGAGATACAAGAGGCTTTAGGCAAAGAATTTAGCAATATCCGGGTTTCGATTCATGAAGAGCCGATAGAAGACCCCCGCGCTCACAGTGATTCTTGGAGCTAG
- a CDS encoding GTP-binding protein, translated as MLQSIKVIVAGEKTVGKTSLVEQYTMGKFSGQYSHSLGLNVTTHIAMAGSRPVKLELWDIAGEYFERTEFYRGAAGCMLVYDVTREKTLQQLAVWNNMCRSTIPNAGIMVVGNKIDLGFRFPEKWAEIFANYAHAPHLTASARNGDNVDQIFSMLAKLAIQSIEKK; from the coding sequence ATGCTGCAAAGCATAAAGGTGATAGTAGCGGGTGAAAAGACTGTAGGCAAAACAAGCCTTGTAGAACAATATACCATGGGAAAGTTCAGTGGGCAGTATAGCCACAGCCTTGGTTTAAACGTCACTACTCATATAGCGATGGCTGGCAGTCGTCCTGTAAAGCTGGAATTATGGGATATAGCAGGCGAATATTTTGAACGCACTGAGTTTTACCGGGGTGCAGCCGGTTGTATGTTGGTATATGACGTAACCCGTGAGAAAACATTGCAACAACTGGCAGTCTGGAATAATATGTGCCGCTCTACCATCCCGAATGCTGGAATTATGGTAGTAGGTAACAAAATAGATTTAGGCTTCCGTTTCCCCGAAAAATGGGCAGAAATATTTGCCAATTACGCGCATGCCCCTCATCTGACAGCCTCTGCGCGTAACGGTGATAATGTCGATCAAATCTTTAGCATGCTTGCCAAACTAGCCATACAATCCATTGAAAAGAAATAG
- a CDS encoding YceD family protein → MDNSEQPKRIPRQSRTRFNFNYPSPEPRPLNIESARNNEREHRRTTRFQNRQAHIIIDKNGDLIFNVAQLLRSHEGATRSYDVQTAKLNLDDNDATVATNIKGHVHLTKVVNDALVQGKFEADSILNCVRCLNDFATHIEFELEDIYRPSIDVITGLPIQPQEGFDDEKLVIDENHLLDLGEALRQQILVSLPLYPHCGEDCPGLYSELERVNNEEVEVEEDTAAPVDVRWSALKNLRLEE, encoded by the coding sequence ATGGATAATTCAGAACAACCCAAGCGTATTCCTCGTCAGTCGCGAACCCGTTTTAATTTCAATTATCCCAGCCCTGAGCCAAGACCGTTAAATATCGAGTCCGCAAGGAATAACGAGCGTGAGCATAGACGCACGACTCGTTTTCAAAATCGGCAAGCGCATATCATAATTGATAAAAATGGCGATCTGATTTTTAATGTGGCGCAATTGCTACGCTCTCATGAAGGGGCGACCCGTAGCTATGATGTACAAACTGCAAAATTAAACCTCGATGATAACGATGCGACCGTTGCTACCAATATAAAAGGGCATGTTCACCTGACCAAAGTAGTCAACGATGCGTTGGTGCAGGGAAAATTCGAAGCGGACTCCATACTAAATTGTGTGCGCTGTCTGAACGATTTCGCTACGCATATTGAATTTGAATTAGAAGATATTTATCGCCCCAGTATTGATGTGATTACCGGGCTACCGATTCAACCGCAAGAAGGCTTTGACGATGAAAAACTGGTGATTGACGAAAACCACTTACTTGACTTAGGAGAAGCGCTACGACAGCAAATTCTGGTAAGCCTGCCCTTATATCCGCATTGTGGCGAGGATTGCCCCGGTTTGTACAGTGAGCTAGAGCGAGTAAATAATGAAGAAGTGGAAGTCGAAGAAGACACCGCCGCTCCGGTGGATGTTCGCTGGTCTGCTTTGAAAAATTTACGGCTGGAGGAATGA